Proteins encoded within one genomic window of Sulfurovum sp. XGS-02:
- a CDS encoding sodium:solute symporter, which translates to MNSSFSTLDWGIFFAYFLVLTLSSVLLSRVKVKSTRDYFVGGNSVPMFAAAMSVLATSQSAATFLGGPEYSYGKDLTFIGFYFSAFLAVFFVAKVLIPRFYAIRAVTVYELLEKRYGENAKREAGIMFLVGRLFASGARLYIGALAISMILFLDITPTHVAISISLLMLGALAYAYFGGVKSIIFSDIIQAFTYIGAGIAILIYLYVSMHTDLSTMVSTLQNDNKLKLLDWSISGGFSVWALLGGWLLLNIAAYGLDQDMTQRALTCKSTKEAQNSLMMSIYLTIPVALLFLMIGLLLYLFYQHPEFSGLNKEVVQKFDGEKITIFMYYILHEMPEGMRGLVTVGAVAAALSSSNSVLGAMSSVAIEDLYKPWKQKRSDVDEIHFVKAGRNAVLFFAVALSVMAMVSYYWQRYTELPLLSFALGVMAFAYTGLLGVYGAAIFTKRGSAASVPLALLGGFMSVLLLQPYVLGDTLATMLDLKLGFSWQILIGTVVSFGIMMTAKEKKHG; encoded by the coding sequence ATGAACTCTTCATTCAGTACTCTTGACTGGGGGATATTTTTTGCATATTTTTTAGTATTAACACTTTCTTCAGTACTTTTAAGCCGTGTAAAGGTCAAATCCACTCGTGACTATTTTGTAGGGGGAAACTCTGTCCCAATGTTTGCTGCAGCGATGTCTGTACTGGCTACCTCACAGTCAGCGGCTACCTTTCTTGGCGGTCCTGAGTACTCATATGGGAAAGATCTGACATTTATAGGGTTCTATTTTTCCGCTTTTCTGGCAGTCTTTTTTGTCGCTAAAGTACTGATCCCCCGTTTTTATGCGATCAGAGCAGTGACGGTCTATGAACTGCTTGAAAAGCGTTACGGCGAGAATGCAAAAAGAGAAGCGGGTATCATGTTCCTTGTAGGACGACTCTTTGCTTCTGGTGCAAGGCTCTACATCGGTGCATTGGCCATCTCTATGATACTTTTTTTAGATATTACGCCTACACATGTCGCTATATCTATCTCACTGTTGATGCTGGGTGCATTGGCCTATGCATACTTTGGTGGAGTAAAATCGATCATCTTTTCTGACATCATCCAAGCGTTTACCTACATTGGAGCCGGGATCGCAATACTCATCTACCTTTACGTGAGTATGCATACTGATCTTTCTACCATGGTATCTACCCTGCAGAACGATAACAAACTCAAGTTGCTTGACTGGTCGATCTCCGGCGGTTTTTCTGTCTGGGCCTTGTTGGGTGGCTGGCTGCTACTGAATATCGCTGCCTATGGCCTTGACCAGGACATGACACAAAGAGCGTTGACCTGTAAAAGTACCAAAGAAGCCCAAAATTCACTCATGATGAGTATCTATCTGACCATTCCTGTCGCATTGCTTTTTCTAATGATCGGTCTGCTTCTCTATCTTTTTTACCAGCATCCTGAATTTTCGGGTCTGAACAAAGAAGTGGTACAAAAGTTCGATGGAGAAAAGATCACGATCTTTATGTACTACATTCTGCATGAGATGCCAGAGGGGATGAGGGGACTTGTGACCGTGGGGGCTGTGGCTGCTGCCTTGTCAAGTTCCAACTCTGTTCTGGGGGCCATGTCCTCCGTAGCTATAGAAGACCTCTACAAACCCTGGAAACAAAAGAGATCGGATGTCGACGAGATCCATTTTGTCAAGGCAGGGCGTAATGCTGTACTTTTCTTTGCCGTTGCACTCTCAGTCATGGCCATGGTCTCTTACTACTGGCAGCGCTATACAGAACTACCGCTGCTCAGTTTTGCACTGGGTGTGATGGCTTTTGCCTATACCGGCCTTTTAGGTGTCTATGGTGCAGCTATTTTCACTAAACGTGGGAGTGCGGCGTCTGTACCGCTGGCACTGCTGGGCGGATTTATGAGCGTACTTTTGCTTCAGCCCTATGTTCTGGGAGATACACTGGCAACAATGCTTGATCTCAAACTCGGATTTTCATGGCAGATCCTTATAGGAACTGTGGTTTCTTTTGGTATCATGATGACAGCAAAGGAAAAAAAGCATGGCTAA
- a CDS encoding N-acetylmuramoyl-L-alanine amidase: MIRLLLLSLALFSLTACGKEEAKPAVCSTKPIQPLRIIDKPIDFGPDRIAMTKAYIKSHYGMNVENIEITPKIIVLHWTAELDFDKSFKRLQPEKLLSDRKDIVKASALNVSSQFMVARDGTIYRLMPENWMARHVIGLNYSSIGIENIGGKGNKIDDLTPAQRQANIDLVLYLKAKYPAIEYLIGHHEYQEMERTSLWLEKDKGYRTVKSDPGEKFMSDIRNGVKYLDLKAPPKGE, translated from the coding sequence ATGATAAGACTTTTATTACTCTCTCTTGCACTTTTCTCTTTGACCGCATGCGGAAAAGAAGAAGCAAAACCTGCAGTCTGTAGCACAAAACCTATACAACCACTCCGGATCATCGATAAACCTATCGATTTCGGGCCTGATCGTATTGCTATGACCAAAGCGTATATCAAGTCTCATTACGGCATGAATGTAGAAAACATCGAGATCACTCCAAAGATCATTGTACTGCACTGGACAGCGGAGTTGGATTTTGACAAATCTTTTAAACGCTTGCAGCCGGAGAAACTCCTTTCTGACCGAAAAGACATTGTGAAAGCGTCAGCCTTGAATGTATCCTCTCAATTTATGGTGGCACGTGACGGGACCATTTACCGCTTAATGCCGGAAAATTGGATGGCCCGTCATGTGATAGGACTGAACTACTCAAGTATCGGTATTGAGAATATCGGCGGAAAGGGAAACAAGATAGATGATCTCACCCCTGCACAGCGACAGGCGAACATTGACCTCGTCTTATACCTCAAAGCCAAATATCCTGCGATCGAGTATCTTATAGGACACCATGAGTACCAGGAGATGGAACGTACATCCTTATGGCTGGAAAAAGACAAAGGGTATAGAACCGTAAAGTCCGACCCGGGAGAAAAGTTTATGTCAGACATTAGAAATGGTGTGAAATACCTCGATCTCAAAGCACCGCCTAAAGGGGAATGA
- a CDS encoding AtpZ/AtpI family protein yields MQNNTEEPKFKKVVDAADGLSLGISMVVAVIIGVGIGLGLRNLTGAGWTLWIGVFIGIGAAISNVYKAYAKQKRSLDELANDPRYTYKKEQQDKYDAEDDDA; encoded by the coding sequence ATGCAAAATAATACCGAAGAACCAAAATTCAAAAAAGTGGTGGATGCTGCAGACGGACTCAGTCTGGGTATTTCCATGGTTGTTGCTGTCATTATCGGTGTAGGTATAGGACTTGGATTGCGTAATCTTACAGGTGCAGGATGGACACTCTGGATCGGTGTATTTATAGGTATAGGTGCGGCTATCTCTAATGTCTACAAAGCATATGCGAAACAAAAGAGGTCGTTGGATGAACTGGCTAATGACCCAAGATATACCTATAAAAAAGAACAGCAGGACAAATATGATGCTGAGGATGACGATGCATAG
- a CDS encoding S9 family peptidase, with translation MKKFLLSLVLILPLFATELTLTTEDGFELHGWLEKPQNTTKPAPIVLLAHQFDSDHTSWDMLTMRLHAKGMATLSVDLRGHGKSNVQKGIENSVQIPKNTSEVRAAFDASAPKVGFSNIPQDLIAWLEIIEDDKSLDMQQLYLVGASLGGASLIPVLNDYDAKALITLSAGKSTDTESDMALSSSLTKTYFVATKNDPLGANVNALEYGKKAIAGTTLILSGDGHGTVLLPKVEEYILLFIGLSY, from the coding sequence ATGAAAAAGTTTCTACTCTCTTTGGTACTTATACTACCTCTTTTTGCTACTGAACTAACACTGACTACCGAAGATGGGTTTGAACTCCACGGATGGCTGGAAAAACCTCAAAACACTACGAAACCTGCGCCTATTGTACTTTTGGCACACCAGTTCGATTCAGACCATACATCATGGGATATGCTCACCATGAGATTACATGCAAAAGGTATGGCGACACTCAGTGTGGATCTGCGAGGTCATGGAAAGTCAAACGTACAAAAAGGTATAGAGAACAGCGTACAAATACCGAAAAATACAAGTGAAGTGAGAGCTGCATTTGATGCAAGTGCACCAAAAGTGGGTTTTTCCAATATACCACAGGACCTGATAGCATGGCTAGAAATAATAGAAGATGATAAAAGTCTGGATATGCAACAACTCTACCTTGTCGGTGCATCACTTGGTGGTGCATCGTTGATCCCAGTTCTGAATGATTATGATGCAAAAGCACTTATCACGCTCTCTGCAGGAAAATCAACAGACACTGAAAGTGATATGGCCCTTTCGAGCTCTCTGACAAAAACCTATTTCGTGGCTACTAAAAATGATCCATTGGGTGCGAACGTGAATGCACTTGAATACGGCAAAAAAGCGATAGCAGGTACTACACTCATACTCTCCGGTGATGGACACGGAACCGTGCTGCTGCCTAAAGTAGAAGAGTATATCCTGCTGTTCATTGGGTTGTCATACTAA
- the hemL gene encoding glutamate-1-semialdehyde 2,1-aminomutase, which translates to MAYDKSIAAFEDAYKVIPGGVDSPVRAFSGVEGTPPFIEKGEGAYLFDIDGNRYIDYVQSWGPLIFGHADAEIEISVIEAVKRGLSFGAPTTIETELAGEIVTLFDSIDKVRFVSSGTEAVMSAIRLARGVTGRENIIKFTGCYHGHSDSLLVQAGSGLATFGSPSSPGVPADLTKHTLLATYNDIESVLKCFEESPDGIACVIIEPIAGNMGLVPADEAFLEELRCLCTNHGALLIFDEVMSGFRASLRGAQGISSVKPDMVTLGKVIGAGMPVGAFGASAQIMAHLSPEGPVYQAGTLSGNPVAMAAGLTSLRKLKSNPSLYVSLGNKAKKLMDGFKKAADAANIPLVTDVRGSMFGFFFSDKPVKNFDDALDNDTARFAKFHKGMLDRGIYLACSSFEAGFICAATTDEMIDDTIKAAYEVMAEIA; encoded by the coding sequence ATGGCATATGACAAAAGTATAGCGGCATTTGAAGACGCATATAAAGTGATACCCGGGGGTGTTGACTCTCCGGTACGTGCATTTTCAGGAGTAGAAGGTACACCACCGTTCATAGAGAAAGGCGAGGGCGCATACCTTTTTGATATTGACGGGAACAGATATATCGACTATGTGCAGAGTTGGGGACCGCTTATCTTTGGTCATGCAGATGCAGAGATCGAAATTTCAGTCATAGAAGCAGTCAAAAGAGGATTGAGTTTTGGTGCACCTACGACCATAGAGACTGAGCTTGCCGGTGAGATAGTCACGCTTTTTGACAGTATCGATAAAGTACGTTTCGTCAGTTCTGGAACAGAAGCAGTCATGTCTGCTATTCGTTTGGCTCGCGGTGTGACAGGCAGAGAAAATATTATCAAATTCACTGGATGTTATCATGGTCATTCGGACTCACTACTTGTACAGGCCGGTTCGGGTCTGGCTACATTCGGCTCTCCGTCAAGCCCAGGTGTTCCGGCTGACCTTACCAAGCATACACTCTTGGCAACCTATAACGATATCGAATCCGTACTGAAGTGTTTTGAAGAGTCACCGGATGGTATCGCCTGTGTGATCATCGAGCCAATAGCAGGGAATATGGGGCTTGTACCTGCAGATGAAGCATTCTTGGAAGAACTGAGATGTCTCTGTACGAACCATGGTGCACTGCTTATCTTTGATGAAGTAATGAGCGGATTTAGGGCTTCACTGAGAGGGGCACAAGGTATTTCAAGCGTGAAACCGGACATGGTGACTCTTGGTAAGGTGATCGGTGCAGGTATGCCTGTGGGTGCATTCGGTGCCTCAGCACAGATCATGGCACATCTTTCTCCTGAAGGTCCGGTCTATCAGGCCGGAACACTTTCAGGTAACCCTGTGGCTATGGCAGCAGGTCTTACCAGTCTTAGAAAGCTCAAATCCAATCCTTCATTATATGTGTCTCTTGGGAACAAAGCGAAAAAGCTTATGGATGGTTTCAAAAAAGCTGCAGATGCTGCAAACATACCTTTGGTTACAGATGTAAGAGGCAGTATGTTCGGTTTCTTTTTCTCAGATAAGCCAGTGAAAAACTTCGATGATGCCCTGGACAATGATACAGCAAGGTTCGCAAAGTTCCATAAAGGCATGTTGGACAGAGGTATCTATCTTGCATGTTCATCATTTGAAGCAGGATTTATCTGTGCAGCTACAACAGATGAGATGATAGATGATACGATCAAAGCGGCTTATGAAGTGATGGCTGAAATAGCCTAG
- a CDS encoding energy transducer TonB: MLHLLILLFFMKNWKEIIFLPPQGQEKKISLNLQQIVTPPPPKPKPVPLPKPIITPPTPMPVIEKPIEPAVQAVKRKALDESKKLFAQQSSEENNVTKTVPKPVQKIVKKEEKKKAVKKVQKKRVVKKRKQYRQPKRSSDPLASALMGSGTSMYPSQRSRPSSSGSYGARMINQLYGEEFNSYSETQKKFIKNNLGTIHAITQRTLTRNGYPEVAVRTRQQGTNIVSFYLHPNGDITDLKLKRPIGHQALDQNTLDVIRIAYKDYPLPNKKTKIVFYVRYSIY, translated from the coding sequence TTGTTACATTTACTGATCCTGCTGTTTTTTATGAAAAACTGGAAAGAGATCATCTTCTTGCCCCCTCAGGGACAAGAGAAGAAGATAAGCCTGAATCTGCAACAAATAGTGACGCCTCCACCTCCTAAACCAAAGCCGGTACCTCTTCCTAAACCCATAATCACTCCGCCAACCCCCATGCCTGTCATCGAAAAACCAATAGAACCAGCCGTGCAAGCCGTAAAGAGAAAAGCGTTAGATGAGAGTAAAAAGCTCTTTGCACAGCAGAGCAGTGAAGAGAACAATGTTACCAAGACAGTACCAAAACCTGTTCAAAAGATCGTTAAAAAAGAAGAGAAGAAAAAAGCTGTTAAGAAGGTACAAAAAAAACGTGTAGTGAAAAAGAGAAAGCAGTACAGACAACCTAAGCGTTCAAGTGATCCTCTTGCCAGTGCACTTATGGGCTCTGGTACATCGATGTATCCTTCACAGCGGAGCCGCCCATCATCCTCAGGCAGTTATGGTGCAAGAATGATCAATCAGCTTTATGGTGAAGAGTTCAACAGCTACAGCGAAACGCAAAAAAAGTTCATCAAAAATAACCTGGGAACCATTCACGCTATCACGCAACGTACACTGACCCGAAACGGATATCCTGAGGTTGCGGTACGTACAAGACAGCAGGGAACCAACATCGTCTCTTTTTATCTCCATCCAAACGGTGATATCACCGATCTCAAATTAAAAAGGCCTATAGGCCACCAGGCTTTAGACCAAAATACTTTAGACGTGATACGTATCGCCTATAAAGACTACCCTTTACCGAATAAAAAAACCAAGATCGTTTTTTATGTAAGGTACAGTATCTACTAA
- a CDS encoding ABC transporter permease, translating to MKKSLLNIYRLGIKELQSLWHDKMMTILIVYTFSFAIYLGATATSSELNKVPVAFNDEDQSVLSARIIGAFYKPRFLPPDLIEADKIDYGMDKGIYTFVLTIPPSFEKEVLQGRQPTIQLNIDATRMSQAGIGAGYIQQMINDEVRTFLQGTSADNDASLPVELVARMKFNPALESTWFGSVMEFIEQITLLSIILSGAALIREREHGTLEHLMVMPLSAAEIMLSKVWSMGVVVLLAAALSLQFVIKGVLDVPIAGSEGLFLFGAFLMLFSTTSMGIFMGTVARSMPQLGLIIIITILPLHILSGAITPFESMPQLLQNFMFLMPTSHFVSMSQAILYRGAGLDVIWVDMFWIFVIGMFFFIFSLSIFKKSLN from the coding sequence ATGAAAAAAAGTCTTCTGAACATCTATCGCCTTGGGATCAAAGAACTTCAAAGTCTATGGCATGATAAAATGATGACTATTCTGATTGTCTATACATTCTCTTTTGCTATCTACCTTGGTGCAACCGCAACCTCTTCGGAATTGAATAAGGTTCCTGTTGCTTTCAATGATGAAGATCAATCGGTACTCTCAGCACGGATTATTGGAGCATTTTACAAACCACGATTCCTTCCTCCTGATCTGATAGAGGCAGATAAGATTGACTATGGAATGGATAAGGGGATATACACGTTTGTACTTACCATTCCACCTTCATTTGAGAAGGAAGTACTGCAAGGAAGACAACCTACCATCCAACTCAATATCGATGCTACGCGTATGTCACAGGCAGGTATCGGTGCGGGGTACATACAACAGATGATCAATGATGAAGTCCGCACTTTTTTACAAGGTACTTCAGCTGACAATGACGCTTCACTCCCGGTGGAACTTGTTGCCCGTATGAAGTTTAATCCGGCGCTTGAAAGCACATGGTTTGGAAGTGTGATGGAGTTTATTGAACAGATCACCCTTCTTTCGATCATTCTCTCAGGTGCCGCACTGATTCGTGAGCGAGAACATGGAACACTTGAGCACCTGATGGTCATGCCATTGAGTGCTGCTGAGATCATGCTCTCTAAAGTTTGGTCCATGGGAGTTGTTGTCTTATTGGCCGCAGCACTCTCTTTACAGTTTGTGATTAAAGGCGTGCTGGATGTTCCAATAGCAGGATCTGAAGGGCTTTTTTTATTCGGGGCTTTTTTAATGCTTTTTTCAACAACATCAATGGGGATTTTCATGGGGACTGTCGCTAGATCCATGCCGCAGCTGGGGCTTATTATCATTATCACGATTTTGCCGCTTCATATACTCTCTGGTGCTATCACTCCTTTTGAAAGTATGCCGCAACTGCTTCAAAATTTTATGTTTTTGATGCCAACAAGCCATTTTGTGAGTATGTCTCAGGCTATTCTCTATCGAGGAGCTGGACTAGATGTTATATGGGTTGATATGTTTTGGATTTTTGTCATAGGGATGTTCTTCTTTATCTTTTCCCTTTCAATTTTCAAGAAGAGTTTAAATTAA
- the rbbA gene encoding ribosome-associated ATPase/putative transporter RbbA produces the protein MTSIASLLNLSHRYGNTVAVDNVSLDIPSGCMVGLIGPDGVGKSTILALISGVRKIQEGSVKVLDGDMRFKKHRSKIGPRIAYMPQGLGKNLYMSLSVEENVDFFGRLFGQGRGERQARINELLESTGLAPFRDRPAGKLSGGMKQKLGLCCALIHDPDLLILDEPTTGVDPLSRRQFWVLVERMRKRREGMSVIIASAYMEEAERFDWIIAMDDAKLLATGTPDELYKKTSTDNLDDAFIALLPESKRRGYKTLVVPPRTDIMDENGEEAIIAKGLTIRFGDFTAVDDVSFSIDRGEIFGFLGSNGCGKTTTMKMLTGLLNPSEGKAWLFGQPIDVQDLSTRHRVGYMTQGFSLYSELTVRQNLKLHAQLFHLPQTEVEPRIEEMIDHFDLEHYADTHTMDLPLGIRQRLSLAVAVVHNPQILILDEPTSGVDPVSRDRFWELLIGLSRNEGVTIFVSTHFMNEGERCDRISLMHQGRVLASDTPEALIRARNKENLEDAFIDYLEEAEESKSLQKSTHLQASFPQSKPQNRFFSWLRLLGYTYRESLELIRDPVRLVFALFGTILLMFTLGYGINMDVEDLHFAVLDRDQTPQSRSYTQNLSGSRYFEEQTEIRSSYELDQRMRNGEISLALEIPPGFGRDLKRGKSVEIGVWIDGTMPFRAETIRGYVRGMHYDYLIQQTKEQSGATPVLSAVNIEMRYRYNQDFKSIYAMVPAVIPLLLVFIPSILMALSVVREKELGSITNFYATPVTRLEFLLGKQLPYIVISMIGYLGLVVFATTLFEVPLKGSLWTLSLGAVLFVTATTGLGLLMSSFAKTQIAALAATAIFTLLPTVSFSGLNEPVSSLEGAGAVMGNIFPATYFINISRGVFSKALEFSDLSYDFSALAVIVVVITLLSITVLKKQEA, from the coding sequence ATGACTTCGATAGCATCTCTGCTTAATTTAAGTCATCGTTATGGGAATACGGTGGCGGTGGATAATGTGAGTTTAGATATTCCCAGTGGTTGTATGGTTGGGCTTATTGGCCCTGATGGGGTGGGGAAATCGACCATATTGGCACTCATTTCAGGTGTGAGAAAAATACAAGAGGGATCAGTCAAAGTTCTTGATGGAGATATGAGATTTAAAAAACATCGGAGCAAAATAGGCCCTCGAATTGCTTATATGCCTCAGGGGCTTGGCAAAAACCTTTATATGTCTCTTTCAGTGGAGGAAAATGTCGATTTTTTCGGCCGTCTTTTTGGACAAGGAAGGGGTGAGCGTCAAGCTAGGATAAATGAGTTACTTGAAAGTACGGGGCTTGCACCTTTTCGTGATCGTCCTGCAGGTAAGTTATCAGGTGGTATGAAGCAAAAACTTGGACTTTGCTGTGCGCTTATTCATGACCCGGATCTACTGATTCTGGATGAACCTACAACAGGTGTAGATCCGCTTTCACGCAGGCAATTTTGGGTACTGGTTGAACGTATGAGAAAGCGTAGGGAAGGAATGAGTGTTATTATCGCCTCAGCATATATGGAAGAGGCGGAGCGCTTCGATTGGATAATTGCGATGGATGATGCAAAGCTTCTGGCTACAGGTACGCCGGATGAGTTGTATAAAAAGACAAGTACCGATAATCTCGATGATGCCTTTATTGCTTTATTGCCTGAGTCAAAGCGCCGGGGATATAAAACTCTTGTCGTCCCGCCACGTACCGATATCATGGATGAGAATGGAGAAGAAGCTATCATCGCGAAGGGACTTACGATCCGCTTTGGTGACTTTACTGCTGTAGATGATGTGAGCTTTAGTATAGATCGTGGAGAGATCTTTGGATTTCTCGGCTCGAACGGCTGTGGTAAAACGACAACCATGAAGATGCTTACAGGACTGCTCAATCCATCAGAAGGTAAAGCATGGCTTTTTGGTCAGCCCATAGATGTTCAAGATCTTTCTACACGTCATCGGGTTGGGTACATGACCCAAGGATTTTCACTTTACTCAGAGCTGACGGTCAGACAGAATCTGAAACTACATGCACAGCTTTTTCACCTTCCACAAACTGAAGTTGAACCTCGAATAGAAGAGATGATAGATCATTTTGATTTGGAACACTACGCTGATACTCATACTATGGACCTTCCTCTTGGTATAAGACAACGTCTCTCTTTGGCAGTAGCTGTTGTCCATAACCCTCAAATATTGATTCTTGATGAGCCCACTTCCGGTGTAGATCCAGTCTCGCGTGACCGTTTTTGGGAATTGCTCATTGGTCTTTCACGCAATGAAGGCGTAACGATCTTTGTCTCAACGCACTTTATGAATGAAGGGGAGCGTTGTGACCGGATATCATTGATGCATCAAGGGCGCGTACTGGCCAGTGATACCCCTGAAGCGTTAATTCGTGCAAGGAATAAAGAAAATCTCGAAGATGCTTTTATAGATTACCTTGAAGAGGCGGAAGAGAGCAAGTCATTACAAAAAAGTACCCACTTGCAAGCGTCATTTCCCCAGTCAAAACCTCAGAACCGTTTTTTTAGTTGGCTGCGCCTTTTGGGCTACACTTACCGTGAATCTTTGGAGCTGATTCGAGATCCAGTCAGACTTGTTTTTGCTCTTTTTGGAACCATTTTGTTAATGTTCACTCTTGGATATGGGATCAATATGGATGTAGAGGACCTGCACTTTGCTGTTCTGGACAGGGACCAAACACCCCAGAGCCGCTCTTATACTCAGAATCTTTCAGGATCACGTTACTTTGAAGAACAAACTGAGATCAGATCATCCTATGAGCTTGATCAAAGAATGCGTAATGGAGAAATCTCTCTGGCACTTGAAATACCGCCTGGATTCGGACGGGACCTAAAACGAGGCAAATCTGTTGAGATCGGTGTATGGATTGATGGGACAATGCCGTTCCGGGCCGAGACGATTCGAGGGTATGTCAGAGGTATGCACTATGATTACCTGATCCAACAGACAAAAGAGCAGTCAGGGGCTACTCCAGTACTCTCAGCAGTTAATATCGAGATGCGCTATCGCTATAATCAGGATTTTAAAAGTATCTATGCGATGGTACCGGCAGTCATCCCTCTGCTCTTAGTGTTTATTCCGTCTATCTTGATGGCATTGAGTGTCGTGAGGGAAAAAGAGCTTGGCTCTATTACAAACTTCTATGCTACACCAGTAACACGGCTAGAGTTTTTACTGGGGAAACAGTTGCCCTATATCGTTATCAGTATGATCGGATATTTGGGGTTGGTTGTTTTTGCAACTACTCTTTTCGAGGTACCGCTCAAGGGAAGTTTATGGACATTAAGTCTTGGTGCAGTGCTTTTTGTTACAGCAACTACAGGGTTGGGACTTCTGATGTCCTCATTTGCGAAAACACAGATTGCAGCACTGGCTGCAACAGCTATCTTTACTTTATTGCCGACAGTCAGTTTTTCAGGGCTTAATGAACCGGTCAGCTCCTTGGAAGGTGCTGGAGCAGTGATGGGCAATATCTTCCCGGCAACCTATTTTATCAATATAAGCCGTGGCGTTTTTAGTAAAGCGCTTGAGTTTAGTGATCTTAGTTATGATTTTTCTGCGCTTGCAGTTATTGTTGTAGTTATTACGCTGCTCAGTATTACAGTACTGAAAAAACAGGAGGCTTAA
- a CDS encoding HlyD family secretion protein, whose amino-acid sequence MKTSPLKKILFVVVVIGLLISVLMLTKYWDKSNHYDGIASGNGRLETTQVDITAKYGGRLTHIYVKEGDMVEKGQLLAKLDTRELEARYKVALAGVEQAKENRNYAQAVVSQKEIDLKHKENDFLRSKALFESKSIALVMFEDDETEYQRAQAALMAAKAQVTSYEAAISAAKAQAESIEVQLQESKLYSPVKGRVLYRLVEEGEMIGSGGNALVVLDLIDTYMTIFLPTSQVGLIDIGSDARIVLDALPNTPIPSKVSFISPEAQFTPKEIETATEREKLMFRVKVKIAPELLLGHLHKIKSGLPGIAYVRLNETMPWPDSLRMRDRNGSRP is encoded by the coding sequence ATGAAAACAAGTCCATTGAAAAAAATCTTATTTGTTGTAGTGGTTATAGGTCTGCTCATTTCTGTGCTTATGTTGACAAAATATTGGGATAAGTCTAACCACTATGACGGAATTGCTTCCGGTAATGGTAGACTGGAGACTACACAGGTTGATATCACTGCTAAATATGGAGGGAGATTAACACATATTTATGTCAAAGAGGGAGATATGGTTGAGAAGGGTCAGTTGTTGGCCAAGCTTGATACCAGAGAGCTTGAAGCACGATATAAGGTCGCACTTGCAGGGGTTGAACAGGCTAAAGAAAATAGAAATTATGCTCAAGCTGTAGTCTCTCAAAAAGAGATAGATCTCAAACATAAAGAGAATGATTTTTTAAGAAGTAAAGCACTATTTGAAAGTAAGAGTATCGCTTTGGTTATGTTTGAAGATGATGAAACAGAATACCAAAGGGCGCAAGCAGCACTAATGGCAGCGAAGGCACAAGTGACAAGCTATGAAGCAGCGATCAGTGCAGCAAAAGCACAGGCTGAGAGTATAGAAGTACAACTACAAGAGAGTAAACTCTATTCTCCAGTAAAAGGAAGAGTGCTTTACCGTCTGGTAGAAGAAGGAGAAATGATAGGAAGCGGAGGCAATGCTTTAGTGGTACTTGATCTTATCGATACATACATGACTATTTTTCTACCTACCTCTCAGGTTGGCCTCATCGATATCGGTTCGGATGCACGTATTGTTCTGGACGCACTACCAAATACTCCTATACCATCAAAAGTAAGTTTCATTTCACCTGAAGCACAGTTTACGCCTAAGGAGATCGAAACAGCTACTGAAAGAGAAAAATTGATGTTCCGTGTCAAGGTGAAAATAGCTCCTGAACTCTTGCTGGGACATTTACATAAGATTAAATCCGGATTACCGGGCATTGCTTATGTACGATTGAACGAAACGATGCCTTGGCCAGATTCACTACGTATGAGAGATAGAAACGGTTCAAGACCATGA